In the genome of Deltaproteobacteria bacterium, one region contains:
- a CDS encoding alcohol dehydrogenase catalytic domain-containing protein: MRAIVYHGPKDFRVEQVADPKLVHEQDALVRITRTAICGSDLHLWHGMPSALTGFAVGHEFVGVVEDVGSGVTRVKRGDRVAVSCTAGCGECALCRRREYSGCQTLAAGAPASNVFGFGHPSLNGGQAEAARVPFVNTNLFKLPDAVDDEHALFLTDILPTGYMGAELAEVGPGEVVVVFGCGPVGTFAQRSALIRGAAAVVAVDLDEGRLAKAKARGCIPLNPKRQDLREVVNALTSGRGADAAIEAVGRSELVLSAIEIVRAGGRVAVIGVVADAEAVPVPFLRGLMGKNLTLRSGLVNPQNQITKLLPLIEQGRLDPTEIITHRLPLADGVRGYQVFDAHAEDVLKVVLKP; encoded by the coding sequence ATGCGCGCCATCGTCTACCACGGCCCCAAGGACTTCCGCGTCGAACAGGTCGCGGACCCGAAGCTCGTGCACGAGCAGGACGCGCTCGTGCGCATCACGCGCACCGCGATCTGCGGCTCGGACCTGCACCTCTGGCACGGCATGCCGTCCGCGCTGACGGGCTTCGCGGTGGGGCACGAGTTCGTGGGCGTGGTGGAAGACGTGGGCTCGGGCGTGACGCGCGTGAAGCGCGGCGATCGCGTCGCGGTCTCGTGCACCGCGGGCTGCGGCGAGTGCGCGCTCTGCCGCCGCCGCGAGTACTCGGGCTGCCAGACGCTCGCGGCCGGCGCGCCCGCCTCGAACGTGTTCGGCTTCGGGCACCCCTCGCTGAACGGCGGCCAAGCTGAAGCGGCGCGCGTGCCGTTCGTGAACACCAACCTCTTCAAGCTGCCCGACGCCGTCGACGACGAGCACGCCCTCTTCCTCACCGACATCCTGCCCACGGGCTACATGGGCGCGGAGCTCGCGGAAGTCGGGCCGGGCGAAGTGGTCGTCGTGTTCGGCTGCGGTCCCGTCGGAACCTTCGCCCAGCGTTCCGCCCTGATCCGTGGCGCCGCTGCGGTGGTCGCGGTCGACCTCGACGAGGGCCGCCTCGCGAAGGCGAAGGCGCGCGGCTGCATCCCGCTGAATCCGAAGCGCCAGGACCTGCGCGAAGTGGTGAACGCGCTCACGAGCGGGCGCGGCGCCGACGCCGCGATCGAAGCCGTGGGCCGCAGCGAGCTCGTGCTGAGCGCGATCGAGATCGTGCGCGCGGGCGGACGCGTCGCGGTGATCGGCGTCGTCGCGGACGCGGAGGCCGTGCCGGTTCCATTCCTGCGCGGCCTGATGGGCAAGAACCTGACGCTGCGCTCCGGCCTCGTGAATCCGCAGAACCAGATCACGAAGCTGCTGCCGTTGATCGAGCAGGGTCGCCTCGATCCCACCGAGATCATCACGCATCGGCTGCCGC
- a CDS encoding ATP-binding protein produces the protein MFKRSLPLPAPGTETFFLWGPRQTGKSTLLAEAYPDAIRVDLLRADDFRRYLERPELLRAELAALAGTKRPQVVIDEVQKVPALLDEAHWLHENAGVRFALCGSSARRVKRGQANLLGGRAVRYELHGLTAGEIGREFDLTRALNHGYLPRIYLAERPQRLLAAYVGDYLKEEIAGEGLVRNLPVFSEFLSIAALSDTELVNFTNIARECGVSSTAVKGYFSILEDTLLWRWLPAYRKRPKRRVIGAPKLYFADVGVVNQLARRGRLEPGAQLYGKAFENWVFHELCAHNAYSEAFAQLSYWRLASGIEVDFIVNDMALAIEAKATRKATSDHLRGLRELAKDQPRVKQRALVCLEAKAYETDDGIWVLPAKEFVARLAAGDLF, from the coding sequence ATGTTCAAGCGATCCTTGCCACTCCCAGCCCCAGGAACGGAGACGTTCTTTCTGTGGGGCCCCCGCCAAACAGGAAAATCAACGCTGCTCGCGGAGGCATACCCCGACGCGATTCGAGTCGACTTGCTGCGGGCAGACGACTTTCGCCGCTACCTCGAGCGGCCCGAGTTGCTTCGCGCGGAGCTCGCGGCGCTCGCGGGCACGAAGAGGCCGCAGGTCGTCATCGACGAAGTGCAGAAGGTGCCCGCTCTACTCGACGAAGCGCATTGGCTGCACGAGAACGCGGGAGTGCGATTCGCGCTGTGCGGATCGAGTGCGCGCCGCGTGAAGCGCGGCCAGGCCAATCTGCTCGGCGGGCGCGCCGTGCGCTACGAGCTGCACGGCCTCACCGCGGGTGAAATCGGGCGGGAGTTCGACCTCACGCGCGCGCTCAACCACGGCTACTTGCCGCGGATCTATCTCGCCGAACGTCCCCAGCGCCTGCTCGCGGCCTACGTCGGCGACTACCTGAAGGAGGAGATCGCGGGCGAAGGTCTCGTGCGCAATCTGCCTGTCTTCTCGGAGTTCCTCTCGATCGCGGCGCTGTCGGACACCGAGCTGGTGAACTTCACCAACATCGCACGAGAGTGCGGAGTCTCGAGCACGGCGGTGAAGGGGTACTTCAGCATCCTCGAGGACACGTTGTTATGGCGCTGGCTGCCGGCGTACCGAAAGCGCCCGAAGCGTCGGGTGATCGGCGCGCCGAAGTTGTACTTCGCGGACGTGGGCGTGGTGAACCAACTTGCGCGACGTGGGCGGCTCGAGCCCGGCGCGCAGCTCTACGGCAAGGCCTTCGAGAACTGGGTCTTTCACGAGCTGTGCGCGCACAACGCATACAGCGAGGCCTTCGCGCAGCTCTCTTACTGGCGCCTCGCGAGCGGCATCGAGGTCGATTTCATCGTGAACGACATGGCGCTCGCGATCGAAGCGAAGGCCACGCGCAAGGCCACGAGCGACCACCTGCGTGGCCTGCGCGAGCTCGCGAAGGATCAGCCGCGGGTCAAGCAGCGCGCGCTCGTCTGCCTCGAAGCGAAGGCGTACGAGACCGATGACGGGATCTGGGTTCTTCCGGCGAAAGAGTTCGTCGCGCGGCTCGCTGCGGGGGATCTGTTCTAG